A portion of the Sphaerochaeta pleomorpha str. Grapes genome contains these proteins:
- a CDS encoding D-alanine--D-alanine ligase family protein, which produces MNVLVVHDKLFDHPTKDELDTLLEVEQVSFALSCLGHQVDQLEFSLDFKVMKEQLEAKLPAVIFNLVETLSGSSLLHLAPEFFETMHIPYTGCGPKGMFLSSDKLLAKQLMERSSIPTPLWVAVQDTGNISDLMGMPLIIKPVAEEASVGINDNSIQTFSSPKALLQVLATKEGGPFFAEQFIEGREFNISIWSVDGVPTVLPPAEMVFLDYPEGKPEIAGYEAKWEEDSFAYTHTKRTFDFPLSDESLLSRLKELSLQCWTLFGAKGYARVDFRVDSQGNPFVLEVNMNPCIASDSGFTAACERAGFPYNAMIEQIIQGCIYGY; this is translated from the coding sequence ATGAATGTATTGGTTGTCCATGATAAACTCTTTGATCACCCAACGAAAGACGAATTGGATACCCTGCTCGAGGTCGAGCAGGTATCCTTTGCGTTGTCTTGCCTCGGTCATCAGGTTGACCAGCTTGAGTTTTCACTCGATTTCAAGGTAATGAAAGAACAACTTGAGGCAAAACTCCCTGCTGTAATCTTCAATCTTGTGGAGACTCTCTCAGGGAGCAGTTTGCTCCACCTTGCCCCTGAATTTTTTGAAACCATGCACATTCCCTATACAGGATGTGGCCCGAAAGGGATGTTCCTTTCCTCTGATAAATTGTTGGCCAAGCAACTAATGGAACGTTCCTCGATTCCCACTCCCCTCTGGGTTGCAGTACAGGATACTGGCAATATTTCTGATTTAATGGGAATGCCACTCATTATTAAACCTGTGGCAGAAGAGGCTTCGGTAGGGATCAATGATAACTCAATTCAGACCTTTTCTTCCCCAAAGGCCTTGTTGCAGGTTCTTGCAACGAAAGAAGGTGGGCCCTTTTTCGCAGAACAATTCATTGAAGGACGGGAATTCAATATCTCCATCTGGTCAGTCGACGGGGTCCCCACTGTGTTGCCTCCAGCTGAGATGGTGTTTTTGGATTATCCTGAGGGGAAACCGGAAATTGCCGGCTATGAGGCCAAATGGGAAGAAGATTCCTTTGCCTATACCCACACGAAGAGAACCTTTGATTTCCCCCTTTCCGATGAAAGCCTCCTTTCCAGGCTCAAGGAATTGAGCCTCCAATGCTGGACTCTCTTTGGAGCCAAAGGGTATGCCCGGGTCGATTTCAGAGTTGATTCGCAGGGTAATCCTTTCGTGCTTGAAGTCAATATGAACCCCTGCATAGCATCGGATAGCGGTTTTACTGCTGCCTGTGAGCGTGCCGGGTTTCCCTACAATGCAATGATCGAACAGATTATCCAAGGATGTATATATGGATACTAG